From a region of the Nitrospira sp. genome:
- a CDS encoding ankyrin repeat domain-containing protein, translated as MISRWARFGVICALLPLLMAMRPVDEKLLTAAMDGDLGKVKTLIEEGADVHAANQTGATPLHAAAWNGHRDTVAFLLDKGALVNQATNDGATPLYIASQNGHRDVVALFLDKGAPVNQTTKGGVTPLFIAAQNGHRDVVALLLQHKAPANQSAEDGVTPLFIAVQKGHRDVVELLLQQGSAVNQTMADGATPLLVAAQNGHQAVVALLLNAGAAVNQAMANGTTPLLVAAQNGHQAVVALLLGKGAAVNHAVQNGVTPLLVAAQNGHREVVELLLRQGASINQKARNSATPIFMAVQNDHRDVVALLLEKGASVNQPAPDGATPLHVATAAGHRDMVVLLLKQGADVKAQANDGMTPLHVGAYHGNREIITLLLKYGGDKNAKTKSGDRPIDLARQQGHTTLFSLLQPRKAG; from the coding sequence ATGATCTCACGATGGGCGAGGTTCGGCGTGATCTGCGCCCTGCTGCCGCTGTTGATGGCCATGCGCCCGGTGGATGAAAAGCTACTGACTGCCGCAATGGACGGGGATCTCGGCAAGGTGAAAACATTGATCGAGGAAGGCGCTGACGTGCACGCGGCCAATCAGACCGGCGCGACGCCGCTTCATGCCGCGGCGTGGAACGGACACCGGGACACGGTGGCGTTCTTGCTGGATAAGGGGGCGTTAGTGAATCAGGCAACCAATGACGGCGCGACGCCGCTCTACATCGCGTCGCAAAACGGCCATCGTGATGTGGTAGCGCTCTTTCTGGACAAAGGCGCGCCGGTGAATCAGACGACCAAAGGCGGCGTGACACCACTCTTCATCGCAGCCCAGAACGGCCATCGAGACGTCGTGGCACTCTTGCTTCAGCACAAGGCCCCAGCGAACCAATCTGCAGAAGACGGCGTGACGCCGCTCTTCATCGCCGTGCAGAAAGGGCATCGGGATGTCGTTGAGCTTTTGCTCCAACAGGGGTCCGCGGTCAACCAGACCATGGCAGACGGTGCGACGCCGCTTCTCGTCGCGGCCCAGAACGGGCATCAGGCAGTCGTGGCGTTGTTGCTGAACGCGGGAGCGGCGGTGAATCAGGCGATGGCGAACGGCACAACTCCGCTTCTCGTCGCGGCCCAGAACGGGCATCAGGCAGTCGTGGCGCTCTTGTTAGGAAAAGGGGCCGCAGTAAACCACGCGGTACAGAATGGGGTGACACCGCTTCTCGTTGCAGCGCAGAACGGCCATCGGGAGGTAGTCGAGCTCTTGTTGCGGCAGGGCGCATCGATCAATCAGAAAGCGAGGAACAGCGCCACGCCGATCTTCATGGCGGTGCAAAACGATCATCGCGACGTCGTCGCGTTGTTGTTGGAAAAGGGCGCGTCGGTGAACCAGCCGGCGCCTGACGGCGCGACACCGCTTCATGTCGCGACGGCGGCAGGCCATCGCGACATGGTCGTCCTCCTCCTGAAACAAGGAGCGGACGTGAAAGCACAGGCGAACGACGGAATGACGCCTTTGCATGTGGGAGCCTATCATGGCAATCGGGAGATCATTACCTTGTTGCTCAAGTACGGAGGAGACAAGAATGCCAAAACGAAATCAGGAGATCGCCCTATAGATCTGGCTCGCCAGCAAGGCCACACAACGCTGTTTTCGCTGCTGCAGCCGCGAAAGGCCGGATGA
- the recA gene encoding recombinase RecA, protein MSEKDDKKRALDLALSQIEKQYGKGAIMKLGDEDKNADVPAISTGSLGLDIALGVGGLPRGRVIEIFGPEASGKTTMTLHCIAEVQKTGGVAAFIDAEHALDLTYAKKLGVQADDLLVSQPDTGEQALEIAETLVRSGAIDLIVVDSVAALTPRAEIEGEMGDAHMGLQARLMSQALRKLTAAIAKSLTTVIFINQIRMKLGVMFGNPETTTGGNALKFYSSVRLDIRRIESIKEGQEVMGSRVRVKVVKNKMAPPFRQAEFDIMFAEGISKTGELVDMGVDKKIIEKSGAWYSYKGERIGQGRDAAREFLKNNVPAAREVEAKLRDLAGVPGRSEKKAEAKEEKPAPRSDEKRAHR, encoded by the coding sequence ATGTCAGAGAAGGACGACAAGAAGCGCGCGCTCGACTTAGCCCTTTCCCAGATTGAGAAACAGTACGGGAAGGGAGCGATCATGAAGCTCGGGGACGAGGATAAGAACGCCGACGTGCCGGCTATTTCGACCGGGTCGTTGGGGCTGGACATCGCTCTCGGGGTGGGAGGGCTTCCACGAGGACGCGTAATTGAAATCTTCGGACCGGAGGCCTCCGGGAAGACCACGATGACGCTGCACTGCATCGCTGAGGTACAGAAGACGGGCGGGGTTGCCGCATTCATCGATGCGGAGCATGCGCTGGATTTGACTTATGCCAAGAAGCTTGGCGTGCAGGCCGACGATCTTCTCGTCTCCCAGCCGGACACGGGCGAGCAGGCATTGGAGATCGCTGAAACATTGGTGCGGAGCGGCGCGATCGATTTGATCGTGGTCGATTCAGTCGCGGCGTTGACCCCTCGCGCGGAGATTGAAGGCGAGATGGGGGATGCCCATATGGGCCTTCAAGCCCGGCTGATGTCGCAGGCCCTGAGAAAGCTTACCGCCGCCATTGCAAAGTCATTGACCACGGTGATCTTTATCAATCAAATCCGCATGAAGCTGGGTGTGATGTTCGGGAATCCTGAGACGACCACCGGCGGGAACGCCCTCAAGTTTTATTCGTCCGTCCGGCTTGATATTCGCCGCATTGAATCGATCAAAGAAGGTCAAGAGGTCATGGGAAGTCGTGTCCGCGTGAAAGTCGTCAAGAATAAGATGGCGCCGCCGTTCCGCCAGGCGGAGTTCGATATCATGTTTGCGGAAGGTATTTCCAAGACCGGCGAATTGGTCGACATGGGGGTGGACAAGAAGATTATCGAAAAATCAGGCGCCTGGTATTCCTACAAAGGCGAACGGATCGGTCAAGGCCGCGACGCCGCTCGGGAATTCCTGAAGAATAATGTTCCTGCGGCTCGAGAGGTCGAAGCAAAACTTCGTGACCTAGCCGGAGTACCGGGCCGAAGTGAGAAGAAAGCAGAGGCCAAGGAAGAGAAGCCGGCGCCACGCAGCGATGAAAAGCGGGCGCATCGGTAG
- a CDS encoding SDR family oxidoreductase has protein sequence MPIGDNRAVVITGASTGIGAACANHLDRLGFKVFAGVRRSEDGAALQKESSDRLVPIELDVTDHSTIEKAKLLVSKSVVSNGLFGLINNAGIAIVGPVEAVPIPDLRQQLDVNVIGQVAVTQAFLPLIRQARGRIVNMGSIAGLSTMPLMGPYSASKFALEAITDALRLEVRQWGIHVSIIEPGAIATPIWNKSAIEAAEREAGIESELRALYKPMVAAVRKVVGQASKRAIAPEAVTKAVEAALTAPSPRTRYLVGTDAKFRALMANVLPDRISDRLLTWVLKLPH, from the coding sequence ATGCCTATCGGGGACAATCGGGCGGTGGTTATCACCGGAGCGTCCACTGGAATTGGAGCGGCTTGTGCCAATCATCTTGATCGACTAGGATTTAAAGTTTTTGCAGGAGTGAGGAGGTCCGAGGATGGCGCGGCCCTTCAAAAGGAAAGTTCAGATCGGCTCGTGCCGATTGAGTTGGATGTGACAGACCACTCGACCATTGAAAAAGCTAAACTATTAGTTTCAAAGTCAGTTGTAAGCAATGGACTTTTTGGACTAATCAACAATGCCGGTATTGCGATCGTTGGACCCGTGGAAGCTGTCCCTATTCCGGACCTCCGACAGCAGCTCGATGTCAACGTCATCGGGCAGGTCGCTGTCACCCAAGCGTTTCTTCCATTGATCCGACAGGCGCGAGGACGAATCGTCAACATGGGTTCGATCGCCGGGCTCTCAACCATGCCGCTCATGGGACCCTATTCGGCATCAAAGTTCGCGCTGGAAGCGATTACCGATGCGCTCCGCTTGGAGGTCCGGCAATGGGGTATTCATGTCTCCATCATCGAGCCGGGTGCGATTGCGACGCCCATTTGGAACAAGTCGGCGATCGAAGCGGCAGAAAGAGAAGCGGGAATAGAAAGTGAGCTTCGCGCTCTTTATAAACCGATGGTCGCTGCGGTGCGAAAGGTTGTTGGACAAGCCTCAAAGCGCGCGATCGCCCCGGAGGCCGTCACAAAGGCGGTTGAAGCGGCGTTGACGGCACCTTCTCCAAGAACACGGTATCTCGTCGGAACGGACGCGAAGTTCCGCGCACTCATGGCCAATGTGTTGCCTGACCGCATTTCGGACCGGCTCTTGACCTGGGTCCTCAAACTGCCTCATTGA
- a CDS encoding FTR1 family protein, which translates to MKPRHISLPNTLPWWLTMVLLTTGPLDMAIASPADDERAQTVVHMLDYVAVDYPDAVQDGKVFNADEYAEQRDFAVQAITLLGKLPNVPEQPALLQHASRLLAQIEAKASGSEISALAGRLRLDVIQAWKLSVAPRRAPDLQQGGKMFAQHCAACHGAQGRGDGPLAKGLEPAPSDFHDEARMRQRSLYGLYNTITLGVGGTPMRAFTEFSETDRWALAFFVGSLRADSKAVAKGEALWQQGESNAAFDSLRTLVIKAPAEQAAAGSTMDAVRAYLTQHPDALQASAQTPLAFSRSKLEEASRSYAQGDRDAARRLAIAAYLEGFELVEKTLDHVDSPLRLETEREMIALRAAIGEGKSSDAVTAQSIKVIALLDRADAALSGSTLSPNAAFASSLVILLREGLESILVVSAIVAFAVKTKRHDALPYIHTGWIGAVVLGGITWAIASYTLNISGASRELTEGITALLAAAMLLYVGWWLHSRSNAQAWNRFIREQVSVALGKRTLWTMAGVSFLVVYREIFEVILFYETLWSQVGADGHSAVVWGIAAAALLLVLLGGAILRYSVRLPIGPFFTVSSILLALMAVVFVGNGVAALQEAGVLETTTVRFISLPLLGVHPTAQSLVLQALTLALIAGGLWSNRAKAT; encoded by the coding sequence ATGAAGCCTAGACATATCTCCTTGCCAAACACGCTCCCATGGTGGCTGACCATGGTCTTGTTGACCACGGGCCCACTCGACATGGCAATCGCGTCACCGGCTGACGATGAGCGGGCACAGACCGTCGTCCACATGCTCGATTATGTCGCTGTGGACTACCCGGACGCCGTGCAAGACGGCAAGGTGTTCAACGCCGATGAGTACGCGGAGCAACGCGATTTTGCCGTTCAAGCCATCACACTTCTCGGCAAGCTCCCCAACGTGCCCGAACAGCCTGCGCTGCTCCAGCACGCCAGCAGACTGCTCGCGCAGATTGAGGCCAAGGCATCGGGCAGCGAGATTTCTGCGCTCGCCGGCCGGCTCCGCCTCGACGTGATCCAGGCATGGAAGCTGAGCGTGGCACCACGGCGCGCTCCTGATCTCCAGCAGGGCGGGAAGATGTTCGCGCAGCACTGCGCCGCGTGCCACGGGGCGCAAGGCCGCGGAGATGGGCCACTGGCCAAGGGGCTGGAACCAGCGCCCAGCGATTTTCACGACGAGGCGCGCATGCGCCAGCGCAGTCTGTACGGCCTCTACAACACCATCACGCTCGGCGTGGGCGGCACACCGATGCGCGCCTTCACTGAATTTTCCGAGACCGATCGCTGGGCATTGGCCTTCTTTGTCGGCAGCCTGCGAGCCGACTCGAAAGCGGTGGCGAAGGGCGAGGCCTTGTGGCAGCAGGGCGAGAGCAACGCAGCGTTCGATAGCCTTCGCACCCTCGTGATAAAGGCCCCTGCGGAACAGGCCGCCGCCGGCTCGACAATGGACGCCGTGCGCGCCTATCTGACGCAGCATCCGGATGCGCTACAGGCCAGTGCCCAGACACCCCTGGCCTTCTCACGCTCCAAGCTCGAAGAGGCATCACGGTCCTATGCGCAGGGCGATCGAGACGCTGCGCGGCGTTTAGCGATCGCGGCCTACCTGGAAGGGTTCGAACTGGTCGAAAAAACACTGGACCACGTGGACTCGCCGCTGCGCTTGGAAACCGAGCGTGAGATGATCGCGCTACGGGCAGCCATCGGCGAAGGTAAATCGTCCGACGCAGTGACCGCGCAGTCGATAAAAGTCATCGCGCTGCTCGACCGCGCCGATGCTGCGCTCTCCGGCAGTACTCTGTCACCGAATGCGGCCTTCGCGAGTTCTCTTGTGATCCTGTTACGTGAAGGATTGGAGTCGATCCTGGTGGTGTCAGCCATCGTGGCCTTCGCCGTCAAGACTAAGCGGCATGATGCCTTACCTTACATTCATACAGGTTGGATCGGAGCCGTGGTGTTAGGCGGGATTACATGGGCCATAGCCAGCTACACACTGAACATCTCGGGCGCCAGCCGCGAACTAACCGAAGGCATTACGGCATTGCTGGCCGCTGCCATGCTGCTCTACGTGGGGTGGTGGTTGCACAGCCGCTCGAACGCGCAAGCCTGGAACCGATTCATCCGCGAACAGGTCAGTGTTGCGCTAGGCAAGCGCACGCTATGGACGATGGCCGGCGTCTCGTTCCTCGTCGTGTACCGCGAGATCTTCGAGGTGATTCTGTTCTACGAAACACTGTGGTCCCAGGTCGGTGCCGACGGGCATAGTGCGGTGGTCTGGGGCATCGCCGCGGCGGCGCTACTGTTGGTATTGCTCGGCGGCGCAATCCTTCGCTACAGCGTGCGTTTGCCGATCGGACCGTTTTTCACGGTCTCCTCGATCCTTCTGGCGCTGATGGCTGTGGTCTTTGTCGGTAACGGCGTTGCGGCGCTGCAGGAAGCAGGAGTACTCGAGACGACGACGGTGCGTTTCATTTCGCTGCCGTTACTGGGCGTCCACCCAACCGCGCAGAGCCTCGTGCTGCAAGCGCTGACGCTGGCGTTAATCGCAGGTGGGTTGTGGTCCAACCGAGCGAAGGCGACATGA
- a CDS encoding ankyrin repeat domain-containing protein translates to MDWGRCSGLSTFCTLALILLSGCTTAPEEKLQQAAADGNLLRVETFLGQGVGVQAAHARGMTPLLLAVKNGHREVVALLLDQGAAVNQRRTDGMTPLSLAVQQEHRDVVTLLLNKGADVNGQVRMGGVTLLHVGAYRGDQTIIELLLKHGGDKNARLSTGERPVDLALQQGHTALVPLLEP, encoded by the coding sequence ATGGATTGGGGTCGGTGCTCTGGTCTGTCAACCTTCTGTACGCTCGCGCTCATTCTCCTGAGCGGCTGCACGACGGCGCCGGAGGAGAAGTTACAGCAGGCTGCAGCGGACGGCAATCTCCTCCGAGTGGAGACCTTCCTTGGGCAGGGGGTCGGCGTGCAGGCAGCCCATGCACGTGGGATGACACCGCTGCTGTTGGCTGTGAAGAATGGACATCGAGAGGTGGTGGCGCTCTTGTTGGACCAAGGAGCGGCCGTGAATCAGCGGAGGACGGATGGAATGACGCCGCTCTCCCTCGCCGTGCAACAGGAACATCGAGACGTGGTGACCCTCCTCCTGAACAAGGGCGCGGATGTGAACGGCCAGGTGCGGATGGGCGGCGTGACTCTATTGCATGTTGGGGCGTATCGAGGCGATCAGACGATTATCGAACTGCTGCTGAAACACGGAGGGGATAAGAATGCCAGGCTGTCGACGGGAGAACGTCCGGTGGACCTGGCTCTTCAGCAAGGCCACACGGCACTCGTTCCACTGCTCGAACCGTGA
- the thpR gene encoding RNA 2',3'-cyclic phosphodiesterase: MIRAFLAVEIDDEVRAGLSHVQQDLKRRLSPHLSKAIRVTWGQPNSFHLTIRFLGDTDEQLLGQMRDAMAIVRQSHPTIQIPLDQLQAFPNVRQPRVLWVGPSEQWQQSGAATQLTAFHQAIESCCRSFGFAPDDKPFTPHLTLARIKAGERQVGQFLAQSGVCDRPLSLGGITVGALVMIKSELRPTGSVYTKLWEVEEGNRG; this comes from the coding sequence ATGATTCGCGCATTCCTCGCTGTGGAAATCGACGATGAGGTCCGAGCAGGTCTCTCCCACGTACAGCAAGATCTCAAACGGCGGCTGTCACCTCATCTTTCAAAAGCTATCCGTGTTACCTGGGGACAACCCAATTCGTTTCATCTCACGATCAGGTTCCTCGGAGATACGGATGAACAGCTCCTCGGCCAAATGCGTGACGCCATGGCGATTGTTAGGCAGTCGCACCCGACGATTCAGATTCCCCTCGATCAACTGCAAGCGTTCCCAAACGTTCGACAGCCGCGCGTCCTATGGGTAGGGCCGTCTGAGCAGTGGCAGCAAAGCGGTGCAGCAACCCAGTTGACTGCCTTCCATCAGGCCATCGAGTCTTGCTGTCGCTCATTCGGTTTCGCACCGGATGACAAACCCTTCACGCCGCACCTGACACTGGCACGGATCAAAGCAGGCGAGCGACAAGTGGGTCAGTTCCTGGCGCAAAGCGGCGTCTGTGACCGCCCGCTCTCGTTAGGAGGGATTACAGTCGGAGCGCTTGTGATGATAAAAAGCGAGCTGCGTCCTACCGGGTCTGTGTATACGAAACTGTGGGAAGTGGAAGAAGGTAACCGCGGTTAG
- a CDS encoding regulatory protein RecX, with amino-acid sequence MKSGRIGSGRRVGVRTRRNRSSPEDWIQLAVRFLARRDRTVAQVEQFLASKGASPIHIRQAVRRLSDLKYLNDQVYAQRWVDNRLASRPVGQERLKAELQAKGIAETLADQVVVQAFHEHDEATLAHRVVKGKNRQGRRLTRVQIVRLLRQRGFGEETIDHMIGGLVDREGSDS; translated from the coding sequence ATGAAAAGCGGGCGCATCGGTAGCGGCCGGCGTGTGGGAGTGCGGACGCGGAGAAACCGATCGTCCCCTGAAGATTGGATACAGCTCGCGGTAAGGTTTCTCGCTCGTCGAGACCGTACCGTTGCTCAAGTCGAGCAGTTTCTGGCATCCAAAGGAGCCTCGCCCATTCACATTAGGCAAGCGGTCCGCCGGTTGTCCGACCTCAAGTATCTCAATGATCAGGTCTATGCCCAACGATGGGTGGACAATCGGTTGGCGTCTCGGCCGGTCGGGCAAGAGCGGCTGAAGGCGGAATTGCAGGCCAAGGGAATTGCGGAGACTCTGGCAGATCAAGTGGTAGTCCAGGCGTTCCATGAGCATGATGAAGCGACATTGGCTCATCGAGTGGTGAAGGGGAAGAACCGTCAGGGCCGAAGATTGACGCGGGTCCAGATCGTGCGCCTCTTACGTCAACGGGGCTTCGGCGAGGAAACGATCGACCATATGATCGGGGGGCTCGTCGATCGAGAGGGATCGGATTCATGA
- a CDS encoding competence/damage-inducible protein A: MRRFPASDRLYLAETIAIGSELLVGGRSDSNSLFITDSLAAIGIEVRFKSIVGDDESDIADVLKTAGRRAGIVIITGGLGPTVDDCTREAVAAVTGSRLARRKEALDGMRARLAQWGRIPNRGQLRQALIPSRAAVLPNPVGSAPGFALVWRGTRIIALPGVPGEMRAMVEQSVLPLLTSQVERSKGPRPHPITRVVFHTWGLPEADVDAKLQGLMTKRTPVALGLLASPTGVLVSLTTKAQCPIKNESLSSLVKEVRARLQEWIYAEGHDTLEEVVGRMLREQKLTVAVAESCTGGLIGHRLTQVPGASAYVDRGAICYSNQAKTEMLGVPASVIGQYGAVSREVAASMAKGMRERAGVSAALSVTGIAGPGGATETKPVGLVYVGLDDGSGKTIMKELRFHGDRSVIKQRAAQAALDLLRRWLVDRVRT; encoded by the coding sequence ATGCGCAGGTTTCCCGCATCGGACCGTCTATATCTCGCTGAAACGATTGCGATAGGGTCGGAACTTCTCGTGGGAGGCCGGTCTGACAGCAATTCGTTATTCATCACCGACTCGCTGGCAGCGATCGGTATCGAAGTCAGGTTTAAGTCAATCGTCGGGGACGATGAGTCGGACATTGCGGACGTGTTGAAGACAGCCGGTCGCCGGGCCGGAATCGTCATCATCACCGGAGGGCTAGGCCCGACGGTCGACGACTGCACCAGGGAAGCTGTCGCAGCGGTCACCGGCTCCCGTCTAGCACGCCGGAAAGAAGCGCTTGACGGCATGAGGGCCAGGCTGGCTCAGTGGGGGCGAATACCGAATCGCGGACAATTGCGACAGGCACTCATTCCGTCTCGCGCGGCGGTCTTGCCGAACCCGGTGGGCTCCGCGCCGGGCTTCGCGTTGGTGTGGCGGGGGACACGTATCATTGCATTGCCAGGTGTTCCGGGTGAGATGCGCGCAATGGTAGAGCAGTCGGTTCTACCGCTCTTAACCTCCCAAGTTGAGCGATCAAAAGGGCCACGCCCACATCCAATCACGAGGGTGGTCTTTCACACGTGGGGATTGCCTGAGGCTGACGTGGACGCCAAGTTACAGGGACTGATGACAAAACGGACACCGGTCGCGTTAGGTCTGCTTGCTTCACCGACCGGAGTGCTGGTGTCGTTGACAACGAAGGCACAATGTCCCATCAAGAATGAGAGTCTCTCCTCGCTGGTCAAGGAGGTTCGTGCGAGATTGCAGGAGTGGATCTATGCGGAAGGTCACGACACCTTGGAAGAGGTGGTCGGTCGAATGTTGCGCGAGCAGAAACTGACCGTCGCGGTTGCCGAATCGTGCACGGGAGGTCTGATCGGGCACCGTCTTACGCAGGTGCCGGGAGCTTCGGCCTATGTTGATCGGGGAGCCATCTGCTACAGCAACCAGGCAAAAACGGAGATGCTTGGAGTGCCGGCAAGTGTCATAGGGCAATATGGAGCGGTGAGCCGGGAAGTTGCTGCGTCGATGGCCAAGGGCATGCGTGAACGGGCGGGTGTGTCGGCGGCGTTGAGTGTGACGGGTATCGCTGGACCCGGAGGCGCGACGGAGACCAAACCCGTCGGGTTGGTGTACGTCGGGCTCGACGATGGCAGCGGCAAGACGATCATGAAGGAATTGCGATTCCATGGGGACCGATCCGTCATTAAACAGCGCGCCGCTCAGGCAGCCCTAGATCTGCTTCGTCGATGGTTGGTCGACAGAGTCAGGACATGA
- a CDS encoding chlorite dismutase family protein — MSTPDTPPAAPTPRRQYVNFVFYKVDPAWRRLPEDVRTQGKQEFLRAAEDFNGKVLMVPYSTVGIRGDCDFMLWRISYDLDLFQDMSAKMLASGLGQYLSTPYSYLAMTKRSVYVDHHAHAGQEGKRLTVVPGKGKYIFVYPFLKTREWFLLTKAARQGMMDEHIEVGHRFPSVKLNTTYSFGLDDQEWVVAFESDKPEDFLDLVMALRETEGSRYTLRDTPIFTCIRRSLKETLDTLGG, encoded by the coding sequence ATGTCGACTCCGGACACACCCCCCGCCGCACCGACACCCCGGCGGCAGTACGTGAACTTCGTGTTTTATAAAGTGGACCCCGCATGGCGGCGCCTCCCGGAAGACGTGCGCACCCAGGGCAAGCAGGAGTTCCTGCGCGCTGCGGAGGACTTCAACGGCAAGGTGCTGATGGTCCCCTATTCCACCGTCGGTATCCGGGGCGACTGCGACTTCATGCTGTGGCGCATCAGCTATGACCTGGACCTGTTCCAAGACATGAGTGCCAAGATGCTCGCCTCAGGTCTCGGACAGTATCTCTCAACTCCGTATTCCTATCTGGCAATGACCAAGCGATCCGTCTATGTCGACCACCATGCGCACGCAGGGCAGGAAGGGAAACGGCTCACAGTGGTGCCGGGAAAAGGCAAGTACATCTTTGTGTATCCATTTCTCAAAACGCGCGAGTGGTTTTTGCTGACGAAGGCGGCGCGCCAGGGAATGATGGATGAGCACATCGAAGTGGGACATCGGTTCCCGTCCGTCAAGCTGAACACGACCTATTCCTTCGGGTTAGACGATCAAGAGTGGGTGGTGGCCTTTGAGAGCGACAAGCCGGAGGACTTCCTGGACCTGGTGATGGCGCTGCGAGAGACGGAAGGGTCCCGGTATACCTTGCGGGACACCCCGATCTTCACATGTATCCGACGAAGTCTCAAGGAAACTCTCGATACGTTGGGGGGCTGA
- a CDS encoding cytochrome c maturation protein CcmE yields MMTTQPTIRQSLPAWAVVFLLFLPIYSFSTVMLGTASPAMAVSLIEISELLAHPELYDRQDVVVTGKVMNVQLATNRQGQPAYGFLLQDHAGTLKVVSLGQLEVREGDQVIVEGVFSRLRQVGRTIVYNEIKALSVTPLTRLNPDLVG; encoded by the coding sequence ATGATGACGACGCAGCCTACCATCCGACAGTCTCTTCCCGCATGGGCGGTCGTCTTTCTTCTTTTCTTGCCCATCTATTCGTTCTCTACTGTGATGCTCGGCACCGCGAGTCCGGCAATGGCCGTCAGCTTGATTGAGATATCGGAGCTCTTGGCACATCCTGAGCTCTACGACCGTCAAGATGTCGTGGTCACCGGAAAAGTCATGAACGTGCAGCTAGCTACCAATCGTCAAGGGCAGCCTGCTTATGGATTTCTGCTGCAAGACCATGCCGGAACGTTGAAAGTCGTCAGCCTCGGTCAGCTGGAGGTCCGTGAAGGTGACCAGGTCATCGTGGAAGGTGTCTTCAGCCGCCTCCGCCAAGTGGGCCGTACGATCGTCTACAATGAGATCAAGGCCCTCTCCGTCACGCCTCTGACCCGGTTGAACCCTGATCTCGTCGGCTGA